CCTTGCGGATCACGCGCTCGCCGAAGCGGTCCATGGCCGCGCGCCGCACGTCGAGCATTCGGTCGAGCTCGGCTCCGGCGTCCGTCCCGTTCGACCACTGGTCGACCCGCGCGTGCGCCGAGGCGTCCTGGCCGGTCAAATAGCGGACATCCTGCTCCCACGCCTCGTCCAGGATCCGGTTTAGCTCCGCGGTCTCGTCCGTCCCGGGCGGGAAGTCGGAGTATCCGTACCGGATCGCGACCTTGTCCCACTCGCCGATGTCGGTGTCGTACACCTCCGAGTAGTCGAACTCGCTGCCGTCCCAGGTGATCAGCGGATGGGGGTAGTCCAGCACCGAGATGCGTCCGACGTCGCTGTCGTAGTAGTTGTGCCCCAGCCCCAGCGTGTGCCCCACCTCGTGGGCCGACAGCTGACGGATGCGCGCCAGCGCCCACTCCGCGATGTCCTGCACGTCCTCATCGCCGTTCTCATAAGGCGCCAGCAGCCCTTCGGCGATCATGTAGTCCTGGCGCACCCGCAGCGAGCCCAGGGTCACGTTTCCCTTGAGGATCTCGCCCGTGCGCGGATCGGTGATCGAGCCCCCCGTGCTCCACCCGCGCGTCGACCGGTGCACCCAGTTGATGACGTTGTAGCGCACGTCGTGGCTGCTCACGTCTTCGGGCCGGATCTCCACCCGGAAGGCGTCGATGAAGCCGGCCGCCTCGAAGGCCTGGTTCCACCACCGCGCGCCGTCCAGCAGCGCGGATCGGACGGGTTCCGGCGTCCCGGGATCCAGATAATAGACGAGCGGCTCCACAGGCTCGCTCATGGCTGCGGTCGGATCGCGCTTCTCCAGGCGGTGCCGGCGGATGAAGCGCTGGGTCATGGGCTCGTCCAGCGCTGCGGAGTAGTCCTGGAAGGACATGCCGCCGTAGCCGGAGCGGGAGTCGTGCGCGCGGGGCGTGTATTCGCCCAGCTCGGGCAACTGGATGAAGGAATGGTGCATCCGCACCGTAGCCGCGCCGGCGTTGGCCGCGACATTGCCGACCCCCTCGAAGGCGCCACCCCCGCCGCCTCCGAAGCGGCCGCCGGCCATCCCTCCGTCCTGGCGCACGAAGGTCAGCGACGCCTCCATCTCCGTGTTCTCGGGGAAGTTCATCACCATCGGCAGGTAGACTGCGCTCCGGCTCTGGTCCAGCCGGTAGGTGCCCGGCCGCAGGCGTCCAGCGAAGCCGGCGATGTCCTGCAGCAGGAAGGGCGTGAAGTCGATCAGCACGCGGTCGCCGGTCTGCGCGGCCGCGTCAAAGCCCCACAGCGTGGAGGGCGCGAAGGCGTCCTCCACCGCTTTCCGCTCGGCGGCGTTGTCGCTGGATGCGCGGAAGCGGTAGTTGGGCTGGATCATCAGCACCTTCGGGCCCACGCGATGGAAGCGCACCACGCGCGAACCGGCCAACTGCCCCCGGTCGATGCCGATGTCGTTCGACCCGAGACCCGCACCGATCCCGGAGGCGTGCAACACGTCGGTGTCCCACTGGGCGATTTCCAGCCAGATCCTGCCGCCGGCATCATCCCAGTACATGGGCAGGAAGCCGTCCATGAGCTCCATCGAGCCGGTTCTGTCTTCGATGGTGGGCAGCGCGTCGTCGCTCTGACGATTCTGCGCAGCCGCCGTGCTCGATACCAACGCGGTCGTGAGCAGGGTCAGCGCAAGCGCAATGCCCAGGTCTGTCCACTTCCTTGTCATCGCCGAGATCGGCGTGGTCGTCGCTTGTCTCATCCCCTTTCTCCTCATGGTTCGGTCCTCCCCAGGGCTCGTTCGCCCTGCAGTACTCGTCTTTGCTTCGGTGCTCGTCCCGGCTTCGATGTGCTTCTTCCTGTCCAGGGGCTACCTGACGTTCGCGGGGAGCAGCGCGCCCACCGCGTCCGCCACTCGTCCCATCTCTTCATGGGTGTTGTAAAGATGCGGCGCCACCCGGATGCGCGCCCGCCGGAGCGACGCGACCACGCCGGCCCGCTCGAGTCCGGCGAGCAGCGTCTCGTTGTCGAGATCGGGGTGGCGGAAGGTCAGAATGTGGCGCCGGCTCCCGGCCTCGGGCGTGGCAACGCAGCCGAGCCGCTCCAGGCGCTCACCGAGATCGGCAACCAGCGCGCACACGTGCCCGGCGATGGCGGGGATCCCGGCTTCCTCGAGCAGTTCGAGGGCGGCGCCGAAGCCGGCGATAAGCGGGTACGCGAGGCTTCCCTCCTCGTAGCGCCCCGCGTGGTCCAGAAGCTCGAAGTGGACCCTGTCGAAATTGAAGGCGTCGGTGGTGCTGCGCCAGCCGAGCAGCGGCGGATGAATCCGTCCGACCACCGAGCGGTCCACGAACACCGCAGCGATGCCCATCATGCCGAGCATCCACTTGTGGCTGTCCGCGGACAGGAAGTGCACCCCCGCCTCCTTCACGTCAATGGGCAGGGCGCCCACCGTCTGGATGCCGTCCACGCAGAGGAGCACCCCGCGTTCCCGGCACAGCCGCCCCACCCCGGCCAGGTCGGTGACCGCGCCCGTTGCGTACTGGGCGGAACTGACCGCCAATACACGGCTGCCGGGACCGAGCGCCCGCTCCGCGGCGTCCACCGTCACGGTCCCGGCGCCGTCCACGGGGATCACGTCGAGCGCCGCGATGCCTCGCCGGTCCAGGTCCATCCAGGGGTATACGTTGGAGGGGTACTCCACCGATGCCGCCGCCGCGACCCGGTCTCCGGGCCGCCAGTCCAGCCCGGACGCGAGCAGCGACAGCCCGTGCGAGGTGTTGCGCACGAACGCGACCTCGTCCGCCTCGCACCCGATCAGGCGCGCGAACCGTTCCCGGCAGCGCTGCGCCACCGACTCCCAGGCGTCGAAGTCGGGCCGGCCCTCGCGCGCGATCGAATCCATGAAGCGATGCACCGCCCGCACGACGCGCGTCGAGGTGGGCGCCACGCCCGCATGATTCAGGAAGATGTGGGTGCGGGAGACCGGGAACTCGTCGCGGAAGGACGCAAGAGATGTCATGGGGTCGGGGCGGTTGCGAGTTGCGTGCAGTAACGTTCGATCCACCCATTCGAGAAACCCAGCACCACGGCCCGGCGTGTGATGGCCTTCACCTCCCGCCGCGTCATCTTGGTCTCCCGCCTGAGAACGTCCGGGTTGGCCCGGCTGATGGCCAGCGTGCGTACCGCGAAGAGCAGCGGCAGCAGGCAGAACAGCCGAACCCGGTGGTAGCGTCTCGGGATGAGCCGGATGTAGGCCCGGGCCGCGGCCAGGTGCCCGTCGGCCTTCGTGACCAGCCGCGCGAGGACGGCCATGGCCGCGTCCAGGTTCGCCGGGTCGAAGAGCTGGCTCGGGTGAATGCGCGGATCGGGAACAAATGCGGCAGGCACATAGACCCACCCGCGATCCCGGTCTTCGTGCAGCCCGCGGATGACGTTCACCGTTTGCAGCGCCAGCCCGAACTCGCGCCCGAGCGGCATCATCCGCTTGCGTGCGTTCCGCGTCCCCGGAAGCCGCAACGTGAACAGCTCGGTAAGGAGATGACCCACGCGTCCGGCCACCTCGTGCATGTAGTCGTCGAGATCGGCCTCGGTCTCGAAGCGGGATCCGCGCTCCGTCCAGCGCGCCATCCCGGCGCTCGATTCGCCCACGCGGCGGATGAGGATTTCCCTGGCGGGCGCGGCGAGCCGTTCGAGTCCGGCGAGGACCGTCGCCGCGTGACGCGCCACGAGCGCGTCCGGAGTGTCGTCGCGGGCCTCCCGCAGGCGCTCGACCAATGCTCGTCGCTCGCCGTCTCCCGCGAGGACACGCCGCCAGTTCTGAAGCAGGGCGACCTTTTCGTTCGTACGCAGCTCGCGGTTGTCTTCCAGGTAGTCGGAAACCCGCAGCAGGAGATAGGCAACGGTGACTTCGGTCCTCAGCGGCTCGGGAAGGATCCGGATGCCAACGGCGAAGGTGCGGCTGGAGGCGACGAGGAGTTCCTGGAGCGAGGCCATGGTGGATTGTCGGCGCCCCGGTCGCGGGCGTCAACGCCGGTCGCGCGGCGCTGCAGTGGCCGATCCATCGTTGCCGGCCCAACGGTGACAGGATTAATGTTGTGGGAACCTCAATCAGCCCGCTGCCGATGAAGCCGAATCACTACTTTCGACACCTCGCCGCCGTCCTGGTGCTCTCCACCACCACCGGCTGCTTCAACTACGTGCCCACCGAGATCGGAGCGGTGCCGCCCGGCGAATCGGTGCGGCTGTTCCTGACGCGGGCGGGCGTGGACGCGATAAACGAGGCCGGCAACGAGGATGCGCTGAACACTTTGTTCGAGCCCGTGCTCTCCGGTGAGTTCGTGCGCCGGACCGACGCCGACTTTTATGTGCGCATCCCCACGGTTCGGCGGCAGGTGGGCTTCCACAGCTCGCAGTTGGGGCAGGATATCCGGGTTCCCGCGGGCGAGATCGTGCAGATCGAACGCCAGGAGCTCAGCCGGGCGAAGACGGGCGCGCTGGTCGGGGGTACCGCGGCCGTCATCACCGGGCTCATCGTCTTCATCCTGAACGATGCCCGTCAGCCCGACGCGATCAACCCACCCGTTGACACGGTGGAGGATCGCGGCCGCCGCGTCTTCACCATCCGCTTCGGAGGCTGACGAGCGCCGAATCCCACCTTTCGGCCCGCCAGTTCGATGGCTGTACCAAGGCGGCCTTGTAGCTTGACGGCAGGGGCTGCTGTCGCCTACTCTGCTAGGTTGTAGCTGATTGTGTCATCGCAAGGCCGCGCCAGTACGGCGTGGCGGGTTGCGGAGGCATGCCAGAACACGACAACACTTGTGTGTTTCCCTCAACGGAGGATGTCATGAGCAATCGAAGGTTCGTACTCACAACCACCGCGCGAACCAAGGGGTGGCGGCGCGCCCTGGTCGTGCTTCCGGCGCTCCTCCTCGCGGCGGCACTGCCCGCGGCGGCACAGGAGCCCGGACGGGTTACCGGCCAGGTAACGATGGAGGGCTCTGGAGCACCGCTCGGTGAGGTCCAGATCTTCCTGACCGACACCGGCGTCGGAAGCCTCACCCGGCAAAACGGGCGCTACGTGCTGCTCAACGTCCCCCCGGGCAGCTACGAGATGCGTGCCGAGCGCATCGGCCTGGGCTCGTCCACGGCGCAGATCACCGTGGCCGCCGGCGAGACCGTGGTGCAGGACTTCACACTCACCGAAGAGGCGCTCGGCCTCGACGAGATCGTCGTGACCGGCACGGCCGGCGCGGCCCGCCAGCGCGAGATCGGCAACACCATCGCGCAGATCAACGTGGCCGAGGTGCCCGACCGTCCGGTGCTCGTATCCGACATCCTGCAATCGCAGGCACCGGGACTGGAGGTATACGGGGGCGGCGGCGTCGGCCAGGCGAAGATCATTCGCCTGCGGGGCGCGAGCAGCGTGGAGCTCTCCAACCACCCGCTCATCTACATCGACGGGGTGCGCATGCGCAGCGACCCGCTGCCGGATGCGAACCCGCCGGATCGTCGTGGCGGCCGGAGCGGCAACATCGCTGTGAGTCCGCTCGACAACATCAATCCCAACGACATCGAGCGCATCGAGGTCATCAAGGGATCGGCGGCGACCACCCTGTACGGCACCGAGGCCTCCGCGGGCGTCATCCAGGTCTTCACGAAGCGTGGCTCGGTCGGAGCTCCCGTGTGGACGGCCGAGGTCAAGGCCGGAAGTGCCTGGAGCCGCAAGTTCGGCGTGGACACTCCCGGCGCCGACCCGTACATCAACATGGGTCCTTGGATCTGCACCGGGCCGTTCAGCTGCGGCGAGTATCATCCGGGCTCGCCCTTCACGCTGGACTACTCGCTCTCCGTCAGGGGCGGTAGGCAGGACCTCCAGTATTTCATCTCGGGCGGCTTCCTGGATGAACAGGGCTACATGACGAATGACAGCCAGAAGAAGTACCATACTCGCGCGAACTTCACGATTACGCCCGCAAACAATCTGACCATCCAGTGGAACACGGCGTACGCGGCCAACGCCCTCACGATGACCAACGGGCAGAACAACGCCCAGGGCATCACCCTCAACGCCTTCCGGGCGGAGAGGAACTACTTCGGTACCGGCGATCCCGCGGTCCTCAACGAGCTGATGGACCAGCAGCTCAACCAGGATGTCGAGCGGCTCACCACTGGCGCCACAATCACCTATGCGCCCTTGGAGAGCCTCACCAACCGCTTCACGGTCGGGTACGACTTCTCGACTCAGGAGCACCGCAACCTGCGCCCCTACGCGTGGAGGCAGGTACCACAGGGAGCGTTGCTCAACAACACCTTCCAGAACCGCGTCCTTTCCTTCGACTACGTCGGGACCTACAGCTTCGACCTGACGTCCTCGATCAGTTCGAACTTCTCCTGGGGCGGCCAGGCCACCGGCGACGATGACCGCCTGGTTGAAGGCTTCGGTGAGAACTTCCCCGGCGCCGCCGACCCCACCCTCGAATCCGCCGCCCTCACCCAGGCCCACGAGGCGCGCTCCAAGATCTGGAATGCCGGCTTCTTCTTCCAGAACGTCTTTGACGTTGCAGACCGCTATTTCATTACGGTGGGAACGCGCGTCGACGGCAACAGCGCCTTCGGCAAGGGCTTCGGGCTCCAGGTGTACCCCAAGGCGAGCGCGTCCTGGATCATCTCCGACGAAGGGTTCTGGCCGGATCTGGGCGAGTTCAAGCTGCGCGCCGCCTACGGCCAGTCCGGCCGTGCGCCCGGCGCCTTCGACGCCGTGCGTACCTGGACCCCGGCCGGTCTGGCCGGCGTACCGGCGTTCGTACCCGCGAACGTGGGTAACGACGAGGTCGGTCCGGAGGTCACCGAAGAGATCGAGGCCGGATTCGACGCGTCGTGGCTGGGCGACCGGCTCACCACCACCTTCACGGCCTATCGTCAGACCACCAACGACGCGCTCCTCGATGTCCCCCAGATTCCTTCCACGGGCTTCACCAATAGCCAGCTCACCAACATCGGCAGGATCCAGAACCAGGGGATCGAGGTTGAAATGGGCTTGACGGTGTTGGAATCGGCCAACTGGGGAGTGGACATTGGCGGGTCGTTGACCACCAATCACTCCAAGGTGCTGGAGCTCGGCATTCCGCCGACCAGTTCCCTGCGTATGGACTGCGGACCGAACGGTGACGAAGGATGCCCGCTGAGCAACCGGCGGGACCTGATGGTCAGAAACCCGGATGAAATCGCGGCGCCCAACTACTGCCTCGACCGGGTCTGCACCGAGTCTCAGGCGATCTTCAACGAAGATGCGGTGAACTATGGCCCCAACCTGCCGACCACGTTCATCGGCGGGAACATGACGGTCCGCGCGCCGGGCAACATCACCCTCTCCGCCAACGGCGAGTTCAAGGGCGGCTTCTACATGAACGAGGCCGTCTGGTCCATCAGCCGGAGCGTCCGCTCCCACCTCTGCTTCCCGTGGTACGTGAACCCGCAGAGCTCGATCGAGTTGAAGCCGGACACGCCGGCCCTCTTCCGCGCCCGCTGTAATCCGCGTGAGGGCGAGGGCTACATGTGGAAGGGCGACTTCTTCAAGCTGCGCAGCGTGAGCGCTACCATTCCGGTGGACGCCGTGTTCCCGGAGAGAGTGAGCAACGCGACCTTCACGCTCGCCCTGCGCAACTCGTACCTGTGGCGGAAGGAGATGCCGTTCATGGATCCGGAGTTGACCGGTGATCCCACGGGCGGTCAGAGGCAGTTGGGGTATAACTTCGAGGAGTCCGTGCCGGCGCCGATCACGCTGCACGCATCCCTCCGGATCACGTTCTAGGGGAAGGACACAATGAACATCAAGAAAGCATTCCGGAGTGCTGCCCTCCT
This genomic stretch from Gammaproteobacteria bacterium harbors:
- a CDS encoding zinc-dependent metalloprotease codes for the protein MRQATTTPISAMTRKWTDLGIALALTLLTTALVSSTAAAQNRQSDDALPTIEDRTGSMELMDGFLPMYWDDAGGRIWLEIAQWDTDVLHASGIGAGLGSNDIGIDRGQLAGSRVVRFHRVGPKVLMIQPNYRFRASSDNAAERKAVEDAFAPSTLWGFDAAAQTGDRVLIDFTPFLLQDIAGFAGRLRPGTYRLDQSRSAVYLPMVMNFPENTEMEASLTFVRQDGGMAGGRFGGGGGGAFEGVGNVAANAGAATVRMHHSFIQLPELGEYTPRAHDSRSGYGGMSFQDYSAALDEPMTQRFIRRHRLEKRDPTAAMSEPVEPLVYYLDPGTPEPVRSALLDGARWWNQAFEAAGFIDAFRVEIRPEDVSSHDVRYNVINWVHRSTRGWSTGGSITDPRTGEILKGNVTLGSLRVRQDYMIAEGLLAPYENGDEDVQDIAEWALARIRQLSAHEVGHTLGLGHNYYDSDVGRISVLDYPHPLITWDGSEFDYSEVYDTDIGEWDKVAIRYGYSDFPPGTDETAELNRILDEAWEQDVRYLTGQDASAHARVDQWSNGTDAGAELDRMLDVRRAAMDRFGERVIRKGMPMAQMEEVLVPLYMHHRYQVTAAASVLGGMHYTYATRGDGLEPVRSASADEQKRALDALVRSLQPAELTIPAKVLDDLPPRPAGYGRTRELFPRYTGSMFDAVSPAVVASAHVVGEVLEPSRAARLLEQNALDGSLPGLGDVIGALTAVGDPNAADSPYEAEVRRAIGRVVADGLMSLAGAAAMPQVRAVAAQHLGWLGDAAEGRSMGDDHNAAHFALLARDIRRFEERPHEPWAPLVTPDAPPGAPIGSAPMDWTGFGTGLGGTLVARAGLADLTWLEKLVPFCAYEQW
- a CDS encoding aminotransferase class V-fold PLP-dependent enzyme — its product is MTSLASFRDEFPVSRTHIFLNHAGVAPTSTRVVRAVHRFMDSIAREGRPDFDAWESVAQRCRERFARLIGCEADEVAFVRNTSHGLSLLASGLDWRPGDRVAAAASVEYPSNVYPWMDLDRRGIAALDVIPVDGAGTVTVDAAERALGPGSRVLAVSSAQYATGAVTDLAGVGRLCRERGVLLCVDGIQTVGALPIDVKEAGVHFLSADSHKWMLGMMGIAAVFVDRSVVGRIHPPLLGWRSTTDAFNFDRVHFELLDHAGRYEEGSLAYPLIAGFGAALELLEEAGIPAIAGHVCALVADLGERLERLGCVATPEAGSRRHILTFRHPDLDNETLLAGLERAGVVASLRRARIRVAPHLYNTHEEMGRVADAVGALLPANVR
- a CDS encoding squalene/phytoene synthase family protein; the encoded protein is MASLQELLVASSRTFAVGIRILPEPLRTEVTVAYLLLRVSDYLEDNRELRTNEKVALLQNWRRVLAGDGERRALVERLREARDDTPDALVARHAATVLAGLERLAAPAREILIRRVGESSAGMARWTERGSRFETEADLDDYMHEVAGRVGHLLTELFTLRLPGTRNARKRMMPLGREFGLALQTVNVIRGLHEDRDRGWVYVPAAFVPDPRIHPSQLFDPANLDAAMAVLARLVTKADGHLAAARAYIRLIPRRYHRVRLFCLLPLLFAVRTLAISRANPDVLRRETKMTRREVKAITRRAVVLGFSNGWIERYCTQLATAPTP
- a CDS encoding TonB-dependent receptor, which produces MSNRRFVLTTTARTKGWRRALVVLPALLLAAALPAAAQEPGRVTGQVTMEGSGAPLGEVQIFLTDTGVGSLTRQNGRYVLLNVPPGSYEMRAERIGLGSSTAQITVAAGETVVQDFTLTEEALGLDEIVVTGTAGAARQREIGNTIAQINVAEVPDRPVLVSDILQSQAPGLEVYGGGGVGQAKIIRLRGASSVELSNHPLIYIDGVRMRSDPLPDANPPDRRGGRSGNIAVSPLDNINPNDIERIEVIKGSAATTLYGTEASAGVIQVFTKRGSVGAPVWTAEVKAGSAWSRKFGVDTPGADPYINMGPWICTGPFSCGEYHPGSPFTLDYSLSVRGGRQDLQYFISGGFLDEQGYMTNDSQKKYHTRANFTITPANNLTIQWNTAYAANALTMTNGQNNAQGITLNAFRAERNYFGTGDPAVLNELMDQQLNQDVERLTTGATITYAPLESLTNRFTVGYDFSTQEHRNLRPYAWRQVPQGALLNNTFQNRVLSFDYVGTYSFDLTSSISSNFSWGGQATGDDDRLVEGFGENFPGAADPTLESAALTQAHEARSKIWNAGFFFQNVFDVADRYFITVGTRVDGNSAFGKGFGLQVYPKASASWIISDEGFWPDLGEFKLRAAYGQSGRAPGAFDAVRTWTPAGLAGVPAFVPANVGNDEVGPEVTEEIEAGFDASWLGDRLTTTFTAYRQTTNDALLDVPQIPSTGFTNSQLTNIGRIQNQGIEVEMGLTVLESANWGVDIGGSLTTNHSKVLELGIPPTSSLRMDCGPNGDEGCPLSNRRDLMVRNPDEIAAPNYCLDRVCTESQAIFNEDAVNYGPNLPTTFIGGNMTVRAPGNITLSANGEFKGGFYMNEAVWSISRSVRSHLCFPWYVNPQSSIELKPDTPALFRARCNPREGEGYMWKGDFFKLRSVSATIPVDAVFPERVSNATFTLALRNSYLWRKEMPFMDPELTGDPTGGQRQLGYNFEESVPAPITLHASLRITF